One segment of Thermosipho atlanticus DSM 15807 DNA contains the following:
- the fusA gene encoding elongation factor G, whose translation MSTVDKKRTLSLIGHNGSGKSYLLSAMLFNAGKLDKIGSKEVDYEPIEAEKGASISSHVATFDFNDIQYTVIDTPGFSDFVGEVINALFVTENIVSVVNATAGVEIQTERTWAMAEGMKKPIMVFVNQMDKERASFENVLNSLKERFERKFVPIFYPIGEAENFKGIVDLFSGKAYSYENGKAKQTDIPDELKSKIEELKASMIEDIVSLDEELMEKYFADEEITAEELLKTLKIGYRSGEIVPVFCGSAEKNIGVDLFLKTVKILGVNPSEGLAYKAKLESGDEVEVNPLEEEPVVGYTFKAIVDQFVGKLSFIKIISGKLSAGDTLINVNKETTEKIGHIYFTKLKETFEVSEASCGDIIVVPKLKESSVGDTMTHKDRKLKIIPPEFPEPMISKSITPKSKSDIDKISNGLARLADSDPTFQWEFDPETAETVISGIGSIHLEAMVEKLKSIFGVDVEVGKPKIAYRETIMSKAIGEHKHKKQTGGHGQYGHVKIEIEPLERGKGFEFIDKIVGGVIPRNFIPSVEKGIKEAMKKGSLAGFPVVDVRVTLFDGSYHEVDSSDISFQIAAIQAFRKAFEQARPVLLEPIMEVEVFVPDENAGDVMGEISSRRGRPLGMEPAGKGTTKVMAEVPLAEMLDFSGRLSSITSGRGYFTMKFLKYDIVPPNVQEKIIQERKRELEEQE comes from the coding sequence ATGTCAACTGTGGACAAGAAAAGAACACTTTCTCTAATTGGTCATAACGGATCAGGAAAAAGTTATTTACTTTCCGCTATGTTGTTTAATGCCGGAAAGTTAGACAAAATTGGTAGTAAAGAAGTAGATTACGAACCTATTGAAGCTGAAAAAGGTGCAAGTATTTCTTCGCATGTAGCTACTTTTGACTTTAACGATATACAATATACAGTGATTGATACCCCAGGATTTAGTGACTTTGTTGGTGAAGTCATAAATGCGCTATTTGTAACAGAAAATATTGTTTCCGTTGTCAATGCTACGGCTGGAGTGGAAATCCAAACTGAAAGAACGTGGGCGATGGCCGAAGGAATGAAAAAACCTATTATGGTTTTTGTTAACCAAATGGACAAAGAAAGAGCAAGCTTTGAGAATGTATTAAATAGTTTAAAAGAAAGATTTGAAAGAAAATTTGTACCTATTTTTTATCCAATTGGTGAAGCTGAAAATTTCAAAGGAATAGTTGATCTTTTCTCTGGTAAAGCATATTCGTACGAAAATGGAAAAGCAAAACAAACAGATATCCCTGATGAATTAAAATCAAAAATTGAAGAGTTGAAAGCTTCTATGATAGAAGATATTGTTTCTTTAGACGAAGAATTGATGGAGAAATATTTTGCTGATGAAGAAATTACAGCTGAAGAGCTTTTAAAGACATTGAAAATAGGCTATCGTTCAGGTGAAATAGTTCCAGTTTTTTGCGGTTCTGCAGAGAAGAATATAGGTGTTGATCTCTTCTTAAAGACTGTTAAAATTTTAGGTGTCAATCCTTCTGAAGGGTTAGCTTACAAGGCAAAATTGGAATCAGGAGATGAAGTTGAGGTTAATCCTTTGGAAGAAGAACCTGTTGTAGGTTATACGTTTAAGGCAATTGTTGATCAATTTGTTGGAAAATTAAGTTTTATAAAAATCATAAGTGGAAAATTATCTGCTGGGGATACTTTAATTAATGTTAATAAAGAAACTACAGAAAAGATTGGACATATTTACTTTACGAAATTGAAAGAAACTTTTGAAGTTTCCGAAGCTTCCTGTGGAGATATAATTGTAGTTCCTAAATTGAAGGAAAGTTCTGTAGGAGATACAATGACACACAAAGATAGAAAATTAAAAATTATTCCTCCAGAATTTCCAGAACCAATGATTTCGAAAAGTATTACACCGAAATCAAAATCTGATATTGACAAGATTAGTAATGGACTTGCAAGATTGGCAGATTCGGATCCAACCTTCCAGTGGGAATTTGATCCTGAGACAGCAGAAACAGTTATTTCTGGTATTGGAAGTATACACCTTGAAGCAATGGTTGAAAAGTTAAAAAGCATATTTGGTGTTGATGTTGAAGTAGGAAAACCAAAAATAGCATATAGAGAAACTATAATGTCAAAAGCTATTGGTGAACATAAACATAAAAAACAAACAGGTGGCCATGGTCAGTATGGGCATGTAAAGATTGAAATTGAACCTCTTGAAAGAGGAAAAGGCTTTGAGTTTATTGATAAAATTGTTGGAGGAGTTATACCAAGAAACTTTATTCCATCGGTGGAAAAGGGTATAAAAGAGGCAATGAAAAAAGGTTCTCTTGCGGGATTCCCAGTAGTTGATGTTAGAGTAACATTATTTGATGGTTCATACCACGAAGTTGACTCTTCGGATATTTCATTCCAAATAGCTGCTATCCAAGCCTTTAGAAAGGCTTTTGAGCAAGCAAGACCTGTATTACTTGAACCTATTATGGAAGTTGAAGTTTTTGTTCCCGATGAAAATGCAGGAGATGTCATGGGCGAGATAAGTTCAAGAAGAGGAAGACCATTGGGAATGGAACCAGCTGGAAAAGGAACTACAAAAGTAATGGCAGAAGTACCATTAGCTGAGATGTTAGATTTTTCGGGAAGGCTTTCTTCTATTACAAGTGGTAGAGGGTACTTTACTATGAAGTTTTTAAAGTATGATATTGTACCACCAAATGTTCAAGAAAAAATCATTCAAGAAAGAAAGCGAGAGTTAGAGGAACAAGAATAA
- a CDS encoding NAD(P)/FAD-dependent oxidoreductase: MKNVKDEDVTVFEANKDVYSSSISGIRADGKLFISSEMGGDLDEILLDTDLQKEIVDFYCRVSNTIPETGTQEVNVNMKREFHKYGFKLIESKFYHLGTDKLKVFLKNIYNNSVKIKYIKDGQQYNEKFEKVYIAVGRSGSRLIDTISSKYPELVLQNNTVDLGVRFELPNFVVQELNTMLYEFKVKYQASNGFLVRTFCNNPSGYVVTEKYSNFVTVNGHSFHNKKSSNTNFAILVTHRFTKPFNDPNGYGEYIVKLANILAGGEKVILQTYGDFKKGKRTKKLWNVYPTLDSNEYILGDLNLVLLHKTVKAITEFLDQLENVIPGISNPTHLLYGIEVKFYGKKMDNNLVSNLKFIGDCSGYTRSIVHATAHGILEYLKLKKELN; encoded by the coding sequence TTGAAAAATGTAAAAGATGAAGATGTAACTGTGTTTGAGGCAAATAAAGATGTGTATTCTTCCTCAATAAGTGGGATAAGAGCTGATGGAAAATTGTTTATTTCTTCTGAAATGGGTGGAGATTTGGATGAAATACTTTTAGATACAGATTTACAAAAAGAAATTGTGGATTTTTATTGTCGAGTATCTAATACAATTCCTGAAACAGGAACCCAAGAAGTAAATGTAAATATGAAAAGAGAGTTTCATAAATATGGATTTAAATTAATTGAATCAAAGTTTTATCATTTAGGTACAGATAAATTAAAAGTTTTCTTGAAAAATATATATAATAATTCTGTGAAAATAAAGTACATAAAAGATGGTCAGCAATATAATGAAAAATTTGAAAAAGTTTACATTGCTGTAGGAAGGAGTGGTTCAAGATTAATTGATACTATTAGTTCAAAATATCCTGAGCTTGTACTTCAAAACAATACTGTAGATTTAGGTGTGAGATTTGAGTTACCGAATTTTGTCGTTCAAGAATTGAACACCATGTTATATGAATTTAAAGTAAAATATCAAGCTTCAAATGGATTTCTTGTTAGAACATTTTGTAATAATCCTTCCGGATATGTTGTGACGGAAAAATATTCTAATTTTGTAACTGTAAATGGCCATTCTTTCCATAACAAAAAATCTTCAAATACAAATTTTGCAATTCTTGTAACCCATAGGTTTACGAAACCTTTTAATGATCCTAATGGATATGGAGAATATATTGTTAAACTAGCTAATATCTTGGCGGGAGGGGAGAAGGTAATTTTACAGACATATGGAGATTTCAAAAAAGGAAAAAGAACAAAAAAATTGTGGAACGTTTATCCAACTTTAGATTCAAATGAATATATACTTGGAGATCTTAACCTTGTTTTACTTCATAAAACGGTGAAAGCTATTACAGAATTTTTAGATCAATTAGAAAATGTAATCCCAGGAATTTCCAATCCAACACATTTGTTGTATGGTATTGAAGTTAAGTTCTACGGTAAAAAGATGGATAATAACTTAGTATCTAATCTTAAATTTATCGGTGACTGTTCTGGTTATACTAGAAGTATTGTACATGCTACAGCGCATGGAATATTAGAGTACTTAAAACTAAAAAAAGAGTTAAATTAA